One stretch of Spiroplasma mirum ATCC 29335 DNA includes these proteins:
- a CDS encoding ATP-binding protein: protein MGQSGLLAKIKANAELIQNLKDINFDQRHWQQFQDFFVEYLDNYHLCEYNPNLALCPQSFQGYKYYFIYENNILVLTRVECNHRIAYNELHRVKNNYVVYDFSDELFKLRLNDVDQDLNFKNLKKIIEQMIKFVKGTRKKGLYIYGNPGVGKTYLAIRLANTLANNGKKIAFISVINLINKIKASFNLSVNDSSLVEKLLSSDVLFLDDIGGESVSAWVRDDLLFRILNDRVSQNKPVFFTSNFNLTKLILLYCNIKNDLHDSATNQIKALRIVDRIRGLASEIELLGNSRRGMEE, encoded by the coding sequence ATGGGACAATCAGGATTATTAGCAAAAATTAAAGCAAATGCAGAATTAATTCAAAATTTAAAAGATATTAACTTTGACCAAAGACACTGGCAACAGTTTCAAGATTTTTTTGTTGAATATCTTGATAACTACCATCTTTGTGAATATAATCCTAATTTAGCGCTTTGTCCCCAGTCCTTTCAAGGTTATAAATATTATTTTATTTATGAAAATAATATACTAGTTTTAACCCGGGTTGAATGTAATCACCGAATTGCTTATAATGAGCTCCACCGGGTTAAAAATAACTATGTAGTTTATGACTTTAGTGATGAATTATTTAAATTACGTTTAAACGATGTTGACCAGGATCTTAATTTTAAAAATTTAAAAAAAATTATTGAACAAATGATTAAATTTGTAAAAGGAACCCGCAAAAAAGGATTATATATTTATGGTAATCCAGGGGTTGGCAAAACTTATTTAGCAATTCGCTTAGCGAATACGCTTGCTAATAATGGCAAAAAAATTGCTTTTATTTCGGTTATTAATTTAATTAATAAAATTAAAGCATCCTTTAATTTATCTGTCAATGATTCTTCTTTAGTTGAAAAGTTGTTAAGCTCTGATGTTTTATTTTTGGATGACATTGGTGGTGAAAGCGTCTCGGCTTGGGTGCGCGATGATTTATTATTCCGAATTTTAAATGATCGGGTTAGTCAGAATAAGCCGGTGTTTTTCACATCAAACTTTAACTTAACAAAATTAATATTATTATATTGTAATATTAAAAATGATTTACATGATAGTGCCACGAACCAAATTAAAGCCTTACGGATTGTTGATCGAATTCGGGGTTTAGCTAGTGAAATTGAATTATTGGGAAATAGTAGAAGAGGCATGGAAGAATAA
- a CDS encoding DnaD domain protein yields MKIESEVKYLVKRDYDLTNYDRLIVLYLYRPIIGHQAHALYLMLVYDDIELDINTKYGSEHFLAILQMTYDELIKSKHQLEIIGLLKVLKRGKGTYYILKPQLPITPDAFFSNPVLCSYLSDKLGHQNFLLIKEKFLKNDKYIDITSESTALQNPNLLLNIDFIYIDKYLAGKNANSKLYLPYKDKIVQLANYYHILTKDIANFIYQAISVENKTRIFSYHKFQMLLSDFYQKETLKKQINGEQLNLIIDEENVVNPSSMKEAKIKEMATIDPIEYLTLLRDNVRPTPIEIDIIRDLILNYQLKNGVVNCLIEYVWFKNNKRIERSYCEKIANTFNQLKIITVKKAMDHLKEAYVKSQRAKTTKNAIKTNSQATRSFSQDLKASEIKNLEYVQLYEQSKPDFSGEKIDEKQLIEELKNL; encoded by the coding sequence ATGAAGATAGAATCAGAAGTTAAGTATTTAGTAAAACGAGACTACGACTTAACAAATTATGATCGTTTAATTGTATTATATTTGTATCGTCCAATTATTGGGCACCAGGCTCATGCCCTATATTTAATGTTAGTATATGATGACATTGAATTAGATATCAACACTAAGTATGGTTCAGAACATTTCTTAGCAATCTTACAAATGACATATGATGAATTAATTAAATCAAAACATCAATTGGAAATAATTGGCTTATTGAAAGTTTTAAAACGGGGAAAGGGAACCTATTATATTTTAAAACCACAACTTCCCATTACCCCCGATGCTTTCTTTTCAAATCCGGTGTTATGTAGTTATTTATCGGATAAATTAGGACATCAAAATTTCTTATTAATTAAGGAAAAGTTTTTAAAAAATGATAAATATATTGATATTACTAGTGAATCAACAGCCTTGCAAAATCCCAATCTTTTGTTAAACATTGATTTTATTTATATTGATAAGTATTTAGCTGGTAAAAACGCCAATAGTAAATTATATTTGCCTTACAAGGACAAGATTGTCCAATTAGCAAATTATTATCATATTTTAACAAAAGATATTGCTAACTTTATTTATCAAGCAATCAGTGTTGAAAATAAAACAAGAATTTTTAGTTATCATAAATTCCAAATGTTATTATCAGATTTTTACCAAAAAGAAACTTTGAAAAAACAAATTAACGGTGAACAGTTAAACTTAATTATTGATGAAGAAAATGTTGTTAACCCTTCAAGTATGAAAGAAGCTAAAATCAAGGAAATGGCCACAATTGATCCAATTGAATATTTAACATTATTACGAGATAATGTTCGACCAACACCGATTGAAATTGATATTATTCGGGATTTAATTTTGAATTATCAATTAAAAAATGGAGTTGTTAATTGTTTAATTGAATATGTCTGATTTAAGAATAATAAACGGATTGAACGAAGTTATTGTGAAAAAATTGCAAATACCTTTAACCAGTTAAAAATTATAACGGTTAAAAAAGCAATGGATCATCTGAAAGAAGCATATGTTAAAAGTCAACGGGCAAAAACAACCAAAAATGCAATTAAAACTAATAGTCAAGCAACCCGTAGTTTTAGCCAAGACTTAAAAGCAAGTGAGATTAAAAATTTAGAGTATGTACAGTTATATGAACAATCAAAACCAGATTTTTCGGGGGAAAAAATTGATGAGAAGCAATTAATTGAGGAATTAAAAAATTTATAG
- a CDS encoding folate family ECF transporter S component, which produces MFYILTSFGAGVLIAIFLGLASWLDRKNIRKINILVITVSSMLVALSTVLTNFIGYNILIAGIGVIKLALGNFLIFVIGMLFGPFMGVLSGIAADLIGSLINILGSFNLGFTFNVVLYGFMGSLVFIFRSNKGWYWKAVILYILTFSLISFGLNTLWLYAIGWTQIIAWPIFQAKLIKMPIEMVIYLPITLSSFVVMYKLIMLRHNLDLWVIRTGELNLNYFNFRKQKLNQQ; this is translated from the coding sequence ATGTTTTATATTTTGACAAGTTTTGGTGCGGGGGTTTTAATTGCTATTTTTTTAGGTCTTGCCAGCTGGTTAGATCGTAAAAATATTCGGAAAATTAATATTTTAGTAATTACCGTAAGTAGTATGTTAGTAGCACTATCAACAGTGTTAACTAATTTTATTGGGTATAATATTTTAATTGCTGGGATTGGCGTTATTAAATTAGCGCTAGGTAACTTTTTAATCTTTGTGATTGGGATGTTATTTGGTCCTTTTATGGGGGTTTTATCGGGAATTGCTGCGGACTTAATTGGATCATTAATTAATATTTTGGGAAGTTTCAATTTAGGATTTACTTTTAATGTTGTTTTATATGGCTTTATGGGCAGTTTAGTGTTTATTTTCCGTAGTAATAAAGGATGATATTGAAAAGCAGTTATTTTATATATCCTAACCTTTAGTTTAATTTCATTTGGATTAAATACCTTGTGATTATACGCAATTGGATGAACCCAAATTATTGCCTGACCAATTTTCCAAGCGAAATTAATTAAAATGCCAATTGAAATGGTAATTTACTTACCAATTACCTTATCATCATTTGTGGTAATGTACAAACTAATTATGCTTCGTCATAACTTAGATTTGTGGGTAATTCGAACAGGTGAACTTAATTTAAACTACTTTAATTTTCGTAAACAAAAGTTAAATCAACAATAG
- a CDS encoding bifunctional folylpolyglutamate synthase/dihydrofolate synthase, producing MKVQKKIVKVQPFQDEYQLSKLLAEKYDNMQNKIKVINVVGTNGKGSTSNYLQKQLIPDYEQVGLFTSPAFLNHNERIKVNNDYISDDDLKRLLKKIHPDVQAYHLTFFEIWTLMAILYFIEKDVKIAIIEAGIGGAHDATNVFANQLLVALTSIGFDHTEVLGTTIEEIIANKVKIVKNNNPLIISNSCKKYLKTISKYVNKEQIIISDKYLKAINYYQQYNVGLVIKIMEFLNLTINYEIFKIIPLLGRFTILNKNPYFIIDGAHNPEGINALIQTFDILDIDNDKETMVLFASSSKKNYLENLKLLKNHFNSKLYITTFKHPLAWNLKDVNFNNKVYNWKKFIIQNQDKNILVCGSLYFVPLVYSFYLERTWK from the coding sequence ATGAAAGTACAGAAGAAAATTGTTAAAGTACAACCGTTTCAAGATGAATATCAGCTCAGTAAATTACTAGCTGAAAAATATGATAATATGCAAAATAAAATTAAGGTAATTAATGTGGTCGGAACCAATGGAAAAGGTTCAACTTCGAATTATTTACAAAAGCAACTAATTCCTGATTATGAGCAAGTGGGCCTTTTCACATCCCCCGCGTTTTTAAACCATAATGAACGAATTAAAGTTAATAATGATTATATTAGTGATGATGATTTAAAAAGATTATTAAAAAAGATTCACCCCGATGTTCAAGCATACCACTTAACTTTTTTTGAAATTTGAACGTTAATGGCGATTCTTTATTTTATTGAAAAAGATGTTAAAATTGCAATTATTGAAGCAGGCATTGGCGGGGCCCACGATGCTACGAATGTTTTTGCGAACCAATTATTAGTAGCTTTAACATCAATCGGTTTTGACCATACCGAAGTATTAGGAACCACGATTGAAGAAATTATTGCTAATAAAGTCAAAATTGTTAAAAATAATAATCCCTTAATTATTTCTAATAGTTGTAAAAAATATTTAAAAACTATTAGTAAATATGTTAATAAAGAACAAATTATCATTAGTGATAAATATTTGAAAGCAATTAATTACTATCAACAATATAATGTTGGGTTAGTTATTAAAATTATGGAGTTTTTAAACTTAACAATTAATTATGAAATTTTTAAAATTATTCCGTTATTAGGACGGTTTACCATTTTAAATAAAAATCCTTATTTTATTATTGACGGAGCGCACAATCCCGAAGGAATTAACGCCTTAATTCAAACGTTTGATATTTTAGATATTGATAATGATAAAGAAACGATGGTTTTATTTGCTTCTTCTAGTAAAAAAAATTATCTTGAAAATTTAAAATTACTAAAAAACCACTTTAATAGTAAATTATATATTACAACATTTAAGCATCCATTGGCGTGAAATCTTAAAGATGTTAATTTTAACAATAAAGTTTATAATTGAAAAAAATTTATTATTCAAAATCAGGATAAAAATATTTTGGTCTGTGGATCATTATATTTTGTTCCGCTTGTTTATAGTTTTTATTTAGAAAGGACGTGAAAATAA
- the uvrA gene encoding excinuclease ABC subunit UvrA: protein MSKDKIIVKGARENNLKNINVEIPKNKLVVFTGLSGSGKSSLAFNTIYAEGRRRYIESLSSYARQFLGGNEKPDVDAIEGLSPAISIDQKTTSHNPRSTVGTVTEIYDYLRLLYARVGTPYCINGHGIIKSVTIKEIINNLKQQVKADDKLMILSPIVRDKKGSFKDLFLRLKQESFLRVKVNDEIKSLDDEIELDKNKRQNIDIVIDRIVFRDNEDMISRIHDAIEIALKYGDSLVKIYLLDQNKELLFSTNYSCSICGFVIPELEPRLFSFNSPTGACYECKGLGVKLEVDEELLIPNRRLTILQGGIVYLKNIVNTTNLEWQKFKVLANHYNIPLDQPIENLPREQLQYLIRGSDEPIEYNIRTASGNTMRGYDYIEGIGQLIERRYTETTSESAREYYKQFMADKKCTTCQGKRLNKLPLAVKINNLNIADFTDLSVEDELQFVLNVSLTETQQEIARLIINELVNRLDFLNRVGLSYLTLSRNAQTLSGGEAQRIRLATQIGSQLTGVLYVLDEPSIGLHQRDNDMLIDTLKSLRDLGNTLIVVEHDEDTIMASDYIVDIGPAAGINGGEVVAIGTVDDIMANPESITGKYLKGEETIEVPKTRRGGNGLTLEIKGARENNLKNINVTIPLNKFICLTGVSGSGKSTLMNEILWKGIKKNLGNLTERPGAHNKIVGIDNIDKVINISQDPIGKTPRSNPATYTSVFDDIRDLFAGTPEAKARGYLKGRFSFNVPGGRCENCQGDGIIKISMHFLPTVFVQCEVCEGKRYNDETLMVKYKEKNIYDVLEMTVDQACAFFEKQPKIKQKLTTMQEVGLGYIKLGQSATELSGGEAQRVKLSTFLLKRATGKTLFLLDEPTTGLHIDDVKRLLKVLNRIVDNGDTVVTIEHNLDVIKVADYIIDLGPNGGVGGGKIVATGTPEQVAKKTDASYTAKYLKKMLEK from the coding sequence ATGAGCAAAGATAAAATAATTGTTAAAGGGGCCCGGGAAAATAATTTAAAAAACATTAATGTTGAAATCCCCAAAAATAAATTAGTTGTTTTTACTGGATTATCAGGAAGTGGGAAATCTTCCTTAGCATTTAATACGATTTATGCAGAAGGACGACGAAGATATATTGAAAGTTTGTCTAGTTATGCGCGCCAGTTTTTAGGAGGCAATGAAAAGCCCGATGTTGATGCAATTGAAGGGCTATCACCCGCCATTTCGATTGATCAAAAAACAACTAGTCATAATCCCCGCAGTACCGTGGGAACTGTGACAGAAATTTATGATTACTTAAGATTATTATATGCCCGGGTAGGAACCCCTTATTGTATTAATGGTCACGGGATTATTAAATCAGTGACAATCAAAGAAATTATTAATAATTTAAAACAACAAGTAAAAGCAGATGATAAATTAATGATTTTATCCCCAATTGTGCGTGACAAAAAGGGAAGTTTTAAAGATCTTTTTTTACGATTAAAACAAGAAAGCTTTTTACGTGTAAAGGTTAATGATGAAATTAAGTCCTTAGATGATGAAATTGAATTAGATAAAAATAAACGTCAAAATATTGACATTGTTATTGACCGGATTGTTTTTCGTGATAATGAAGATATGATTAGTCGGATTCATGATGCAATTGAAATTGCTTTAAAATATGGTGATTCGTTAGTTAAAATTTATTTGCTTGATCAAAACAAAGAATTATTATTTTCAACAAATTATTCATGTAGTATTTGTGGTTTTGTTATTCCTGAGTTAGAACCGCGATTGTTTTCATTTAACTCCCCAACGGGTGCTTGTTATGAATGTAAAGGTTTAGGAGTTAAATTAGAAGTTGATGAAGAGTTATTAATTCCTAATCGCCGCTTAACAATTTTACAGGGGGGCATTGTTTATTTAAAAAATATTGTTAATACAACTAATCTTGAATGACAAAAATTTAAAGTATTAGCTAATCACTACAATATTCCTTTAGACCAACCAATTGAAAATTTACCCCGAGAACAATTGCAATATTTAATTCGCGGTAGTGATGAACCAATTGAATATAACATTCGCACAGCCAGTGGGAACACGATGCGGGGATATGATTATATTGAAGGAATTGGCCAGTTAATTGAACGCCGTTATACCGAAACAACTAGTGAATCAGCCCGAGAGTACTATAAACAATTTATGGCTGATAAAAAATGTACTACTTGTCAAGGCAAACGGTTAAATAAACTACCTTTAGCGGTTAAAATTAATAATTTAAATATTGCTGATTTTACCGATTTATCAGTCGAAGATGAGCTACAATTTGTTTTAAACGTAAGCTTAACCGAAACACAACAAGAAATTGCCCGGCTAATTATTAATGAATTAGTTAACCGTCTTGATTTCTTGAACCGTGTTGGCCTTAGTTATTTAACATTGTCAAGAAACGCCCAAACTTTATCTGGAGGAGAAGCCCAACGAATTCGTTTAGCAACCCAAATTGGAAGTCAGCTTACAGGAGTTTTATATGTTTTGGACGAGCCTTCCATCGGTCTGCACCAACGTGATAATGATATGTTAATTGATACTTTAAAAAGTTTACGTGATTTAGGAAACACGTTAATTGTAGTTGAACATGATGAAGATACTATCATGGCTAGTGACTATATTGTTGATATTGGCCCAGCCGCCGGGATTAATGGTGGTGAAGTAGTCGCCATTGGAACCGTGGATGATATCATGGCTAATCCTGAATCAATTACTGGTAAATATTTAAAAGGAGAAGAAACCATTGAAGTTCCGAAAACCCGTCGCGGTGGGAATGGTCTAACGTTGGAAATTAAAGGAGCCCGGGAAAATAATTTAAAAAATATTAATGTGACAATCCCCTTAAATAAATTTATTTGTTTAACTGGTGTCTCGGGAAGTGGTAAATCAACCTTAATGAATGAAATTTTATGAAAAGGAATTAAAAAGAACCTTGGTAACTTAACGGAACGTCCCGGTGCTCATAATAAAATTGTGGGAATTGATAATATTGATAAAGTTATTAATATTTCCCAAGATCCAATTGGGAAAACACCTCGCAGTAACCCGGCCACTTATACTTCTGTTTTTGATGATATTAGAGATTTATTTGCCGGAACACCGGAAGCCAAAGCCCGTGGTTATTTAAAAGGACGATTTTCATTTAATGTTCCCGGTGGTCGTTGTGAAAATTGCCAAGGGGATGGTATTATTAAAATTTCAATGCATTTTTTACCGACAGTTTTTGTTCAGTGTGAAGTTTGTGAAGGAAAACGTTATAATGATGAAACTTTAATGGTAAAATATAAAGAAAAAAATATTTATGACGTGCTGGAAATGACCGTTGACCAAGCATGTGCCTTTTTTGAAAAGCAACCAAAAATTAAACAAAAATTAACAACCATGCAAGAAGTCGGTTTAGGGTATATTAAATTAGGTCAATCAGCAACAGAATTATCCGGTGGAGAAGCCCAACGGGTAAAATTATCAACCTTCTTATTAAAAAGAGCAACTGGGAAAACATTATTTCTATTAGATGAACCAACCACCGGTTTACATATTGATGATGTAAAAAGATTACTAAAAGTTTTAAACCGGATTGTGGATAATGGTGATACGGTTGTTACCATTGAACATAATTTAGATGTTATTAAAGTTGCCGATTATATTATTGATTTAGGACCAAACGGTGGGGTTGGTGGTGGCAAAATTGTTGCTACCGGAACGCCCGAACAAGTTGCCAAAAAAACTGATGCTAGTTATACCGCGAAATATTTGAAAAAAATGTTGGAGAAGTAA
- the tpiA gene encoding triose-phosphate isomerase — MRKQIIIGNWKMHKTVRETVDFIQEVDKEVAGITVESGVGVPFTSLAVAKENAKNLIIAAQNCHFESQGAFTGEISVEMLQDLNITHVIIGHSERREMFNETDETVNKKAKKLLAKGMVPIICCGETLTQYEKKQTNEVVTRQIEKALEGINEEDVKTIVIAYEPIWAIGTGKTATAQIAQDVCRVIRDKIASLYDDVVANDIRIQYGGSVKPDNIKELLSQTDIDGALVGGASLEPSSFLGLVK; from the coding sequence ATGAGAAAACAAATTATTATTGGAAATTGAAAAATGCATAAAACAGTGAGAGAAACTGTTGATTTTATTCAAGAAGTTGATAAAGAAGTTGCCGGAATCACGGTGGAATCCGGAGTGGGAGTACCCTTTACTAGTTTAGCGGTTGCTAAGGAAAACGCAAAAAATTTAATTATTGCTGCGCAAAACTGTCATTTTGAAAGTCAAGGAGCCTTTACCGGGGAAATCTCAGTTGAAATGCTACAAGATTTAAACATTACCCATGTTATTATTGGTCACTCTGAACGTCGTGAAATGTTTAACGAGACTGATGAAACTGTTAATAAAAAAGCAAAAAAACTATTAGCCAAGGGAATGGTACCAATTATTTGTTGTGGGGAAACCTTAACTCAATATGAAAAAAAACAAACAAATGAAGTTGTTACTCGTCAAATTGAAAAAGCCTTAGAAGGTATTAATGAAGAAGATGTTAAAACAATTGTTATTGCTTATGAACCAATTTGAGCAATTGGAACCGGGAAAACTGCCACTGCGCAAATTGCCCAAGATGTTTGTCGTGTAATTCGTGATAAAATAGCTAGTTTATATGATGATGTCGTTGCTAATGATATTCGTATTCAATATGGGGGTAGTGTTAAACCAGACAATATTAAAGAATTATTAAGTCAAACTGACATTGATGGTGCTTTAGTTGGTGGTGCTAGTTTAGAACCAAGTTCATTTTTAGGTTTAGTAAAATAA
- a CDS encoding rhodanese-like domain-containing protein, whose amino-acid sequence MMFFSSFQMKYNTKQLKKLPKIIISPKWLVVDVRPKEDWKESHVVNSINVPHHLFKLLYHKKIDKNKKILFISQGGRSHLDLYKLLRKHNFKVYILDGGWKKLHETPEYDEYLTYSPID is encoded by the coding sequence ATGATGTTTTTTAGTTCTTTTCAAATGAAATATAATACTAAACAATTAAAAAAATTGCCCAAAATTATTATTTCCCCAAAATGATTAGTAGTTGATGTGCGGCCAAAAGAAGATTGAAAAGAAAGTCACGTTGTTAATAGCATCAATGTTCCCCATCATTTATTTAAATTACTTTATCATAAAAAAATTGATAAAAATAAAAAAATCTTGTTTATTTCACAAGGGGGGCGTAGTCACTTAGATTTATATAAATTATTACGAAAACATAATTTTAAAGTTTATATTCTGGACGGGGGATGAAAAAAATTACATGAAACTCCTGAGTATGATGAGTATCTTACTTATTCTCCCATTGATTAA
- the whiA gene encoding DNA-binding protein WhiA encodes MSFALSVKEEVVKKSFAPCCQKAFLGGFTKYNMKLNISDHYFNFEVSSISNPVIRAIYTFFRHSFDAEIETIIVQSNKLKKHKTFILKIKKNSRYILEALHVYDFAHHQKIIEIPDDWEEHCHRAYIAGIFVACGSVNSPNTSNYHLEVQFSEEPSVLYFKKLLSKYRFLFKITKRHDKYVCYIKKSFLVSDFLKLIDAINSVLTFEDTRISRDMTNSINRLNNIEISNQQKSTKAGIEQVMMINYLVDHDLFDELNENTKKLAYQRLANPESSLQELSDLLYDKYNLELSKSGVNHLFREIKKIYYENLK; translated from the coding sequence ATGAGTTTTGCTCTAAGTGTTAAAGAGGAAGTTGTTAAAAAATCATTTGCGCCTTGCTGCCAGAAAGCTTTTCTGGGAGGTTTCACTAAATATAATATGAAATTAAATATTAGTGACCATTATTTTAATTTTGAAGTTAGTTCAATTAGCAACCCCGTAATCCGTGCAATATATACTTTTTTTCGTCATTCTTTTGATGCGGAAATTGAAACAATTATAGTGCAATCTAATAAATTAAAAAAACATAAAACATTTATTTTAAAAATTAAAAAGAATTCTCGTTATATTTTAGAAGCATTACATGTTTATGATTTTGCCCACCACCAAAAAATTATTGAAATTCCTGATGATTGAGAAGAACATTGCCACCGGGCTTATATTGCCGGAATCTTTGTTGCTTGTGGAAGTGTTAATTCACCGAATACTAGTAACTACCATTTAGAAGTTCAGTTTAGCGAAGAACCATCGGTGTTATATTTTAAAAAGTTATTAAGTAAATACCGTTTTTTATTTAAAATTACTAAACGCCATGATAAATATGTTTGTTATATTAAGAAATCTTTTTTGGTTTCTGATTTTTTAAAGTTAATTGATGCAATTAATAGTGTGTTAACGTTTGAAGACACAAGAATTTCGCGTGATATGACCAATAGCATTAATCGCCTAAATAATATTGAAATTTCTAATCAGCAAAAATCAACAAAGGCAGGTATTGAACAAGTTATGATGATTAACTATTTAGTTGATCATGATCTTTTTGATGAACTCAACGAAAATACCAAAAAATTAGCTTATCAACGCCTTGCTAATCCGGAATCATCTTTACAAGAATTATCTGATCTTTTATATGATAAATATAATTTAGAATTATCAAAATCAGGAGTAAACCATTTATTTCGGGAAATTAAAAAAATATATTATGAAAATTTAAAATAA